A section of the Polyangium spumosum genome encodes:
- the guaA gene encoding glutamine-hydrolyzing GMP synthase codes for MLTGRRDLVLILDFGSQYTQLIARRIREASVYCEVYRYDLPIERIREIAPRGVILSGGPSSVYGEGAPHISAELFSIGVPILGICYGMQLLSHLLGGKVERGAEGEYGPALVRATRAAGVFGRFKDGDVLDVWMSHGDKVTGLPPGFSTLGTTDTTPFAAIADDERHIYGLQFHPEVAHTRRGKELLEAFLFDVCGLEPTWTPASFVEASVEAIRKKVGPDASAVCGLSGGVDSSVAAILCHRALGDRLVCIFVDNGLLRKGEAEQVVKMFGDHYHLRLVHVQAQKRFLDALSGVTDPEQKRKTIGRVFIEVFEEEAKKIEDCRFLVQGTLYPDVIESVSAKGPSAVIKSHHNVGGLPERMKLGLVEPLRELFKDEVRAVGATMGIPHHLLWRHPFPGPGLAVRCLGPLTEERLNVLREADAIFEEEIREAGLYDKIWQSFCVLLPVRTVGVMGDERTYDEVIALRAVDSKDGMTADWSRIPHEVLARASARIINEVRGVNRVVYDVSSKPPATIEWE; via the coding sequence ATGCTCACTGGCCGACGGGACCTCGTCCTGATCCTGGATTTCGGTTCGCAGTACACGCAGCTCATCGCCCGCCGCATCCGCGAGGCCTCCGTGTATTGCGAGGTCTACCGCTACGACCTGCCGATCGAGCGCATCCGCGAGATCGCGCCGCGTGGCGTGATCCTCTCGGGCGGGCCGTCGAGCGTGTACGGCGAGGGCGCGCCGCACATCTCGGCCGAGCTCTTCTCCATCGGCGTCCCGATCCTCGGCATCTGTTACGGCATGCAGCTCCTCTCGCACCTGCTCGGCGGCAAGGTCGAGCGTGGCGCCGAGGGCGAATACGGGCCCGCGCTGGTACGCGCCACGCGCGCGGCCGGCGTCTTCGGCCGCTTCAAGGACGGCGACGTGCTCGACGTGTGGATGAGCCACGGCGACAAGGTCACGGGGCTGCCGCCCGGCTTCTCCACGCTCGGCACCACCGACACGACGCCGTTCGCCGCGATCGCCGACGACGAGCGGCACATCTACGGCCTGCAGTTCCACCCCGAGGTCGCGCACACGCGCCGCGGCAAGGAGCTGCTCGAGGCCTTCTTGTTCGACGTCTGCGGCCTCGAGCCCACCTGGACCCCGGCCTCGTTCGTCGAGGCGTCCGTCGAGGCGATCCGCAAGAAGGTCGGCCCCGACGCGAGCGCCGTCTGTGGCCTCTCGGGCGGCGTCGACTCCTCGGTCGCCGCGATCCTCTGCCACCGCGCCCTCGGCGACCGGCTCGTCTGCATCTTCGTCGACAACGGCCTCTTGCGAAAAGGCGAGGCCGAGCAGGTGGTGAAGATGTTCGGCGACCACTACCACCTCAGGCTCGTGCACGTGCAGGCGCAGAAGCGTTTCCTCGACGCGCTCTCCGGGGTCACGGATCCCGAGCAGAAGCGCAAGACGATCGGCCGCGTCTTCATCGAGGTCTTCGAGGAGGAGGCGAAGAAGATCGAGGACTGCCGCTTCCTCGTGCAAGGCACGCTGTATCCGGACGTGATCGAGAGCGTCTCGGCGAAGGGGCCGAGCGCGGTGATCAAGAGCCACCACAACGTCGGCGGCCTGCCGGAGCGGATGAAGCTCGGCCTCGTCGAGCCGTTGCGTGAGCTCTTCAAGGACGAGGTGCGCGCGGTCGGCGCGACGATGGGCATCCCGCACCACCTGCTCTGGCGACACCCCTTCCCCGGCCCGGGGCTCGCCGTGCGTTGCCTCGGCCCGCTCACGGAGGAGCGGCTGAACGTGCTGCGCGAGGCCGACGCGATCTTCGAGGAGGAGATCCGCGAGGCGGGGCTCTACGACAAGATCTGGCAGAGCTTCTGCGTGCTCTTGCCGGTGCGCACCGTCGGCGTGATGGGCGACGAGCGCACGTACGACGAGGTGATCGCGCTGCGGGCGGTGGACTCGAAGGACGGCATGACGGCCGACTGGTCGCGCATCCCGCACGAGGTGCTCGCGCGGGCGAGCGCGCGGATCATCAACGAGGTCCGCGGCGTGAACCGCGTCGTGTACGATGTGTCGTCGAAGCCTCCGGCCACGATCGAGTGGGAGTGA
- a CDS encoding PEGA domain-containing protein has translation MKKSFVALAGLCLLAAACAPSAPATVSLRMKGNAPDAFVTIDDMQIGALAFVAKRGVALPPGKHRITVEKSGYFPWDRLVEAREGDPPIRLEVELVKIPD, from the coding sequence ATGAAGAAGAGCTTTGTGGCCCTCGCCGGGTTATGCCTGCTCGCCGCGGCGTGCGCGCCGAGCGCGCCGGCCACGGTCTCGTTGCGGATGAAGGGCAACGCCCCGGACGCGTTCGTCACGATCGACGACATGCAGATCGGGGCGCTCGCCTTCGTGGCGAAGCGCGGCGTCGCGCTGCCGCCGGGCAAGCACCGGATCACCGTGGAGAAGTCGGGATATTTCCCGTGGGACAGGCTCGTCGAGGCGCGCGAGGGGGATCCGCCCATCCGCCTCGAGGTGGAGCTCGTGAAGATCCCGGATTGA
- a CDS encoding PAS domain S-box protein: MSDTSEALRESEERYRALFEQAPVGVFLYDRGFRLTTWNARFVEILQTTNERLRALDLRELRDRSVVPAIERALAGEPASYEGRYQATTSDAVVWVSMRLSPLRDARGAVIGGMAVVEDLTERNRALATLRESEQRHALYVKRSPLGVIVWNTHFEVLEWNPSATRIFGYTEEEALGKQEPGFIVPECAWPFVRELWGGLLQQTGVERSRNENRRKDGTIICCEWSAAALVDAQGVVIGVAALVEDVTEKQAAEEALKRSEARFRALIERAPDAVGVSRQGRWIYANPALVAYLGYERAGELIGRLVRDSVHPDDRAAQEQRAAELERGAPVSPQEYRLLRRDGSAVHAESVSLLVDYDGAPAILGIARDLTERKQMQARLVQAERMAAVGTLAAGVAHEINSPLAYVLTQLAVATGEALPALARHIEALERAAGASGGEAMRRALELEAAIDSAREAAERMRSIVRDLRTFSRADDGESAPTDVRRVLDTSLNMVFGEIRHRARLVKQYDDVPLVDANEARLGQVFVNLLVNAAQALPEGNAAANQIRLRTYAVDDGRVVVEVMDSGPGIPDDVKAKIFDPFFTTKPAGVGTGLGLWICQGIVTRLGGTIEFSSRPGETIFRVALPPGDPAGKPLDGGRALRADEPNIAGKTPMKPKPPETKPRRGRVLVIDDEAPLANALKMFLADEHDVVVSTSGRDALALLEKDPSFDAILCDLMMPDVTGVDVHEALRERAPDVAARLVFVTGGAFTPRMRAFLEEVRNPQLEKPFDLPKLRALLRQLVAAR; this comes from the coding sequence ATGAGCGATACCAGCGAGGCGCTGCGGGAATCCGAGGAGCGTTACCGCGCGCTCTTCGAACAGGCACCGGTGGGGGTGTTCCTGTACGACCGCGGCTTCCGGCTCACCACCTGGAACGCGCGCTTCGTCGAGATCCTGCAGACGACAAACGAGAGGTTACGCGCGCTCGATCTGCGCGAGTTACGCGACCGCTCCGTGGTGCCGGCGATCGAGCGCGCGCTCGCGGGCGAGCCCGCCTCGTACGAGGGCCGTTACCAGGCCACGACGAGCGACGCCGTCGTGTGGGTCTCGATGCGCCTGTCGCCGCTCCGGGACGCGCGCGGCGCCGTCATCGGCGGCATGGCCGTGGTCGAGGATCTCACCGAGCGGAACCGCGCGCTCGCCACGCTGCGCGAGAGCGAGCAGCGCCACGCGCTCTACGTCAAGCGAAGCCCGCTCGGCGTGATCGTGTGGAACACGCACTTCGAGGTGCTCGAGTGGAACCCGTCGGCGACGCGGATCTTCGGCTACACCGAGGAGGAGGCCCTCGGCAAACAAGAGCCGGGCTTCATCGTGCCCGAGTGCGCGTGGCCCTTCGTGCGCGAGCTCTGGGGCGGGCTGCTCCAGCAGACGGGCGTCGAGCGGAGCCGCAACGAGAACCGTCGCAAGGACGGGACGATCATCTGCTGCGAGTGGTCCGCCGCGGCGCTCGTCGACGCGCAAGGCGTGGTGATCGGCGTGGCAGCCCTCGTCGAGGACGTGACCGAGAAGCAGGCCGCCGAGGAGGCGCTGAAGCGCTCGGAGGCGCGGTTCCGCGCGCTGATCGAGCGCGCGCCCGACGCCGTGGGCGTGTCACGGCAAGGCCGATGGATCTACGCGAACCCGGCGCTCGTCGCGTACCTCGGCTACGAGCGGGCGGGCGAGCTGATCGGTCGCCTCGTGCGCGACTCGGTCCACCCCGACGATCGCGCCGCGCAGGAGCAACGCGCAGCCGAGCTCGAGCGCGGCGCGCCGGTGTCCCCGCAGGAGTACCGGCTGCTCCGGCGCGACGGTTCGGCGGTGCACGCCGAGAGCGTGAGCCTGCTCGTCGACTACGACGGCGCGCCGGCGATCCTCGGCATCGCGCGAGATCTGACCGAGCGCAAGCAGATGCAAGCGCGCCTCGTGCAAGCCGAGCGGATGGCCGCCGTCGGCACGCTCGCGGCGGGCGTGGCGCACGAGATCAACAGCCCGCTCGCCTACGTGCTCACGCAGCTCGCGGTGGCGACCGGCGAGGCGCTGCCCGCGCTCGCGCGACACATCGAGGCCCTCGAGCGCGCGGCGGGCGCCTCGGGCGGCGAGGCCATGCGACGCGCCCTGGAGCTCGAAGCGGCGATCGACAGCGCGCGCGAGGCGGCCGAGCGCATGCGCAGCATCGTGCGTGACCTCCGCACGTTCTCGCGCGCGGACGACGGCGAGAGCGCCCCGACCGACGTGCGCCGCGTGCTCGACACGTCGCTCAACATGGTCTTCGGCGAGATCCGCCACCGCGCGCGCCTCGTGAAGCAGTACGACGACGTGCCGCTCGTCGACGCCAACGAGGCGCGGCTCGGTCAGGTCTTCGTGAACCTGCTCGTCAACGCGGCGCAGGCGCTGCCCGAGGGGAACGCGGCCGCGAACCAGATCCGGCTGCGCACCTACGCGGTCGACGACGGCCGCGTGGTCGTGGAGGTGATGGACTCCGGCCCCGGCATCCCCGACGACGTCAAGGCGAAGATCTTCGACCCGTTCTTCACGACGAAACCAGCGGGCGTCGGCACGGGCCTCGGGCTCTGGATCTGCCAGGGGATCGTCACGCGCCTCGGCGGCACGATCGAGTTCTCCTCGCGGCCGGGCGAGACGATCTTCCGCGTCGCGCTCCCACCCGGCGACCCCGCCGGAAAACCTCTCGACGGCGGCCGCGCCCTCCGCGCGGACGAGCCGAACATCGCCGGAAAGACGCCCATGAAGCCGAAGCCCCCCGAGACCAAGCCGCGCCGCGGCCGCGTGCTCGTGATCGACGACGAGGCGCCGCTCGCGAACGCCCTCAAGATGTTCCTCGCCGACGAGCACGACGTCGTGGTGTCGACGAGCGGCCGCGACGCGCTCGCGCTCCTCGAGAAGGATCCGTCGTTCGACGCGATCCTCTGCGACCTGATGATGCCCGACGTGACGGGCGTGGACGTGCACGAGGCGCTCCGCGAGCGAGCGCCCGACGTGGCCGCGCGCCTCGTCTTCGTGACGGGCGGCGCGTTCACGCCGCGGATGCGCGCGTTCCTCGAAGAGGTGCGGAACCCTCAGCTCGAGAAGCCGTTCGACCTGCCGAAGCTCCGCGCGCTGCTGCGCCAGCTCGTGGCGGCGCGCTGA